A stretch of Spirosoma oryzicola DNA encodes these proteins:
- a CDS encoding PAS domain-containing sensor histidine kinase, whose protein sequence is MTNIIVENERLHLALEAAQVGFWDYNLVTGQTEWSPICKQLFGLSIDADVNAAILLDQVHPDDKERVAEENFKSVSGLNEGDHDIIFRARRKDGGFRWLQAKGKTIRQSDGKVVRFNGIVQDVTLVVTARQQLEASQQQLHNLFEQAPIVLSIVGREPDFVFRLVNEAFSRLVDRPLAALLGKPLLEALPDIAGQGVENLLRQVATTGVPYVQRGAPIKLVQQGQIRALFVDFIYYPLREPNGDVSGVMGVIIDVTEQVLSRKKLEESNARYQQLYTELDDRVQQRTQQLESANQDLQRSNDNLKQFAFIASHDLQEPLRKIQQFGDLLQSQYSDQLEEGTVYITRMQSAANRMSTLIRDLLSFSRISTGQIDRKAVSLADVIDAVLADLDMVVLETNAIVDIHPLPVVQGDASQLGQLFLNLLSNALKFHRSNEQPTISVTADEVVRAELPDTVKPARLASTYHCIKIADNGIGFEEKYLDRIFQVFQRLHGKSEFAGTGIGLAICEKVVSNHGGVITASSQPGQGATFSVYLPA, encoded by the coding sequence TTGACTAATATAATCGTTGAGAATGAACGCTTACACCTTGCCTTAGAAGCCGCGCAGGTTGGGTTTTGGGATTATAATTTGGTAACAGGGCAGACCGAGTGGTCACCGATCTGTAAGCAGCTGTTCGGGTTATCGATTGATGCTGACGTAAACGCTGCTATTCTTCTGGATCAGGTTCACCCCGATGATAAGGAGCGCGTCGCTGAGGAAAACTTCAAATCGGTAAGCGGACTTAATGAAGGGGATCACGATATTATTTTCCGAGCGCGCCGAAAAGACGGCGGATTCCGCTGGCTTCAAGCCAAAGGAAAAACGATACGGCAATCGGACGGCAAAGTCGTTCGCTTCAATGGAATTGTTCAGGATGTTACCCTTGTCGTAACGGCCAGGCAGCAGCTTGAAGCCAGTCAGCAGCAGCTACATAACCTGTTCGAGCAAGCTCCAATCGTACTATCCATTGTCGGACGGGAACCTGATTTTGTGTTCCGCTTAGTTAATGAAGCTTTTTCGCGATTGGTTGATCGTCCTTTGGCGGCACTCTTGGGAAAACCCCTTCTGGAAGCGCTGCCTGATATTGCGGGGCAGGGTGTTGAGAACCTGTTGAGGCAGGTCGCTACGACGGGAGTACCATACGTGCAACGGGGCGCACCGATAAAGCTGGTTCAGCAAGGACAAATTCGGGCGCTTTTCGTCGATTTTATCTACTATCCGCTGCGGGAGCCGAATGGCGATGTGTCTGGTGTAATGGGCGTAATTATCGATGTAACTGAGCAGGTGTTGTCCCGGAAAAAGCTGGAAGAAAGCAATGCGCGCTATCAGCAACTATACACCGAACTAGACGACCGGGTACAGCAGCGAACGCAGCAGCTTGAGTCGGCCAATCAGGATTTACAACGGTCCAACGACAATTTAAAGCAATTTGCCTTTATTGCCTCGCACGATTTGCAGGAGCCGCTACGCAAGATTCAGCAATTTGGCGATCTACTGCAAAGCCAGTATAGCGACCAGCTAGAGGAGGGGACTGTTTACATCACGCGGATGCAGTCAGCAGCTAATCGTATGTCGACGCTTATCCGGGATTTGCTGTCTTTTTCACGTATCTCCACGGGTCAGATCGATCGAAAAGCCGTGTCCTTAGCCGATGTAATCGATGCCGTGCTGGCTGACCTGGACATGGTGGTTCTGGAAACGAACGCCATCGTGGACATCCATCCGCTACCCGTTGTTCAGGGTGACGCTTCACAATTAGGACAGCTTTTTTTGAACCTCCTGAGTAATGCGCTCAAATTTCATCGATCAAACGAGCAACCGACGATTAGCGTTACTGCCGATGAAGTGGTTCGTGCTGAATTGCCCGATACGGTAAAACCGGCTCGTCTGGCCAGTACTTATCACTGCATCAAGATTGCCGATAATGGAATCGGTTTCGAGGAAAAATACCTGGATCGAATATTTCAGGTCTTTCAGCGGCTACACGGCAAAAGTGAATTTGCCGGGACAGGCATCGGTTTAGCAATCTGCGAGAAGGTAGTTTCTAATCACGGCGGAGTCATCACGGCCAGTAGCCAACCCGGACAAGGAGCGACGTTCAGTGTCTATTTACCCGCCTAA
- a CDS encoding anthrone oxygenase family protein — MSYLPQILLLLFVLNLGTAFGAGLYEIKVVIPQWFRKSALSGCYIDREAMRELDSGRKFWAFVTTLPLTLLTLASFIVIWLGAPGYNWWLAAALLTFCERISTFTFFIPTIIKFQRMDTLFTERVSHLVTLWVRLNYIRTILILIAWLFALRALVLC; from the coding sequence ATGAGCTATTTACCACAAATCCTGTTGTTGCTATTTGTCCTGAACCTGGGAACTGCCTTTGGGGCAGGACTCTATGAAATTAAAGTCGTTATACCCCAATGGTTCAGAAAGTCGGCCTTATCCGGTTGTTACATCGATCGGGAAGCCATGCGTGAATTGGACTCTGGACGGAAATTCTGGGCCTTTGTAACAACCCTACCGCTTACCCTGCTGACACTGGCCAGTTTTATTGTTATCTGGCTAGGGGCGCCGGGCTATAACTGGTGGCTTGCCGCAGCGTTGCTAACGTTTTGTGAACGAATAAGTACGTTTACTTTTTTCATTCCAACGATTATCAAGTTTCAGCGTATGGATACCCTTTTTACGGAACGGGTATCTCATTTGGTAACCTTATGGGTCAGGCTTAATTATATTCGTACAATACTAATACTGATTGCCTGGCTATTTGCTTTACGCGCTTTAGTACTCTGTTGA
- a CDS encoding nuclear transport factor 2 family protein, whose translation MEETIQAYINAYNAKDIPALLALLDDQIFFENISNSSGITQTTSKQAFEQLALQSADYVAERKQVVRFMVVSATAAAVEIDYSATLATDLPNGLKAGDTIRLRGVSIFEMKHKKFTRISDYS comes from the coding sequence ATGGAAGAAACAATTCAGGCGTACATCAATGCGTACAATGCCAAGGACATACCCGCCCTATTAGCCCTGCTGGACGACCAGATATTTTTCGAGAATATTTCCAATTCATCGGGTATTACGCAAACAACGTCTAAACAAGCCTTCGAACAGCTAGCTCTCCAATCGGCGGATTACGTTGCGGAGCGTAAGCAAGTGGTTCGTTTCATGGTGGTGAGCGCCACGGCTGCCGCTGTCGAAATTGATTACTCTGCTACCCTTGCCACAGATCTGCCTAACGGCTTAAAAGCAGGTGATACAATTCGTCTTCGCGGAGTAAGCATTTTTGAAATGAAACATAAAAAGTTTACCCGTATCAGCGATTACAGTTAA
- a CDS encoding FAD-dependent monooxygenase has translation MPTSLHTDVLLVGAGPTGLSLACQFLRHGVDFILIDKGEGITPYSKAIGVQARTLEIYEQIGLAKSLIEKGNIAEKAQLLEDGKVRGEVALATVGQGQSPYPFLLLVEQSQHEQLLYTFLKQQGKSVQWKTSLDQFSQTSEGVTAHVTTPTGDQQTITAKYLVGCDGAKSVVRHTLGLSFAGSTLERLFYVADVHINWPLDHNSVRICLAKATLTAFFPLPGENRYRIVGTFPENDQQAEGTVLYEAIERQIKADTKLALDITQVNWFSTYKVHSRRVSAFSDGRCFVAGDAAHIHTPAGGQGMNTGIQDGYNLAWKLAFVLNHQADDRLLSTYNEERSANAKHLLETTDRMFDFGASPDWFLANLRTYVIPYVAHVLLGLDVVKKAVFPLISQIGINYRSSSLSESGIHPFSKVQAGDRMPYALIDGESIYNGLRYPKFHLLVFGDAAENDPDKLHAFVDRNQSILDIHHYPLSPTIQSLFAIEGNFSVLLRPDNYIALLDRSLSATQLKRYLRKTIGCAIN, from the coding sequence ATGCCAACCTCACTGCATACGGACGTTCTGCTGGTCGGTGCTGGCCCAACGGGGCTTTCCCTGGCCTGCCAATTTCTGCGTCATGGCGTCGATTTTATCCTGATTGACAAAGGAGAAGGCATTACGCCATACTCCAAAGCAATTGGGGTACAGGCGCGCACGCTGGAAATTTACGAACAGATTGGTTTGGCGAAATCCTTGATTGAGAAGGGTAACATCGCCGAAAAAGCGCAACTGCTTGAGGATGGCAAGGTTCGCGGAGAGGTGGCACTGGCCACCGTCGGTCAGGGACAAAGCCCTTACCCGTTTCTATTGTTAGTCGAGCAAAGCCAGCACGAACAGCTACTCTATACTTTTCTAAAACAGCAAGGTAAATCGGTTCAGTGGAAGACCAGCCTGGATCAATTTTCGCAGACAAGTGAGGGCGTAACGGCCCACGTAACAACGCCGACCGGCGACCAACAGACGATTACCGCGAAATACCTTGTGGGTTGCGATGGCGCAAAGAGCGTTGTCCGTCACACGCTCGGTTTATCCTTCGCGGGTAGCACGTTGGAGCGGCTTTTTTACGTAGCCGATGTACACATCAACTGGCCGCTTGACCATAACTCGGTCAGGATTTGTTTGGCGAAAGCAACGCTGACCGCTTTTTTTCCATTGCCCGGCGAAAACCGCTACCGGATCGTAGGCACATTCCCCGAAAACGACCAACAAGCGGAAGGAACGGTATTGTACGAAGCCATCGAACGACAAATAAAAGCAGATACGAAACTAGCCTTGGACATTACCCAGGTCAACTGGTTTTCGACGTACAAAGTGCACTCCCGGCGAGTAAGCGCGTTTTCCGACGGACGGTGCTTTGTGGCGGGTGATGCTGCGCACATCCATACACCCGCCGGTGGGCAGGGTATGAATACGGGTATTCAGGACGGTTATAACCTGGCCTGGAAACTGGCATTTGTGCTCAACCACCAGGCCGATGACCGCTTGCTGTCAACCTACAACGAAGAACGCAGTGCCAACGCGAAGCACCTCCTGGAAACGACCGACCGTATGTTTGACTTCGGCGCTAGTCCCGACTGGTTTCTGGCGAACTTACGCACGTATGTAATTCCTTACGTCGCTCATGTTTTGCTTGGACTTGATGTAGTCAAAAAAGCGGTATTTCCGTTGATTTCACAGATTGGTATCAACTACCGATCCAGTTCCCTGAGTGAGTCGGGTATTCATCCCTTTTCCAAGGTGCAGGCAGGTGATCGTATGCCCTACGCGCTGATTGATGGAGAAAGCATTTATAATGGGTTGCGCTACCCGAAATTTCATCTGCTTGTCTTTGGCGATGCGGCTGAAAACGATCCGGATAAGCTCCATGCGTTTGTCGACCGAAATCAATCCATTCTGGACATCCATCACTACCCGCTTTCGCCCACCATTCAATCGCTGTTTGCTATAGAAGGCAACTTCAGCGTTCTGCTCAGACCCGATAATTACATAGCCCTACTCGATCGTAGTTTATCGGCAACTCAGCTAAAAAGGTATCTCAGGAAAACCATTGGCTGTGCTATTAACTGA
- a CDS encoding gluconolaconase: MKTFYTFSSVLLAVGFGLTACEDHRLSPNASFPERINFVAQRQYPEGFAYSAQLDRFLVSSITQGKVGTVDVNGNYADLIAPPELISSMGMRVADGRLFVCNADQGVSTKSTPQTTRKTAELLVFNIASRQLERRVDLDDLYTSPAHLANDLAVQPDGTVYVTDSFAPVIYKVMPNGQASVLVENPLFASATFGLNGIVYHPNGYLIVAVTSAGKLYKVDLKNGNAISEVGGLPNLPGDGLSLLNGDLYVVTGSGSQVAQLRSTDDWKTATVVKRDTEGYSQATTNVAVNGSIYSLNARIGEISAAMGDASKLQSNTYSIQKFR, from the coding sequence ATGAAGACGTTTTACACCTTCTCAAGTGTCCTGCTCGCTGTTGGTTTCGGATTGACCGCCTGCGAAGATCACAGACTCAGCCCTAATGCATCCTTCCCCGAACGCATTAATTTCGTTGCGCAGCGTCAGTATCCCGAAGGCTTTGCCTACTCGGCCCAACTCGACCGATTTCTGGTTTCGTCCATCACGCAGGGGAAAGTAGGTACGGTTGATGTCAACGGCAATTATGCCGACCTGATCGCACCACCCGAGCTGATTAGCAGCATGGGTATGCGAGTCGCCGATGGGCGTCTTTTTGTTTGCAACGCTGATCAGGGGGTATCGACCAAAAGTACACCGCAAACCACCCGAAAGACAGCTGAATTGTTGGTATTCAACATTGCCAGTCGTCAGTTAGAGCGCCGGGTCGATTTAGACGATTTATACACGAGTCCTGCTCATCTGGCCAATGATCTGGCGGTACAACCAGACGGTACCGTTTACGTAACCGATTCGTTCGCACCCGTTATCTACAAAGTGATGCCTAATGGCCAGGCGAGTGTTTTGGTAGAAAATCCGCTTTTTGCGAGCGCTACGTTTGGGCTCAACGGTATTGTTTACCATCCCAACGGCTATTTGATCGTTGCCGTAACCAGCGCCGGCAAGTTGTATAAGGTTGATCTGAAGAACGGAAACGCCATCTCGGAAGTGGGCGGTCTACCCAACTTGCCGGGTGATGGATTGAGCCTACTCAATGGTGATCTGTACGTAGTGACGGGCAGCGGTAGTCAGGTCGCTCAACTGCGAAGCACGGACGACTGGAAGACAGCTACGGTTGTCAAACGAGACACCGAAGGATACAGTCAGGCTACAACAAACGTAGCGGTTAATGGCAGCATCTATTCGCTCAATGCCCGGATTGGCGAAATTAGCGCGGCTATGGGCGACGCGTCTAAACTGCAATCCAACACGTATAGCATTCAGAAATTCAGGTAA
- a CDS encoding aldo/keto reductase: protein MENSSLKTTFLLGGDLEVNRIGYGAMRITGPAIWGMPENPQNSIDVLRRAVELGCNFIDTADQYGPFTSEQLIAQALHPYAKDLVIGTKGGLVRFGPWADIHNDASPQHLHEALNGSLQRLKLDRIELYQLHRIDPKIPAEITFEFLQKAQQEGKIRHIGLSEVSVEEIKKAQQFFPVVSVQNRYSVYNREWEPVLDYCRQQNIAFIPWFPIGGGMDAQKEDVIQRIATEKGATLHQIALSWLLHHADNILLIPGTSNVKHLEENMAVGAITLTEQDRQKLNSIAG from the coding sequence ATGGAAAACAGTAGTTTAAAAACCACCTTTCTGCTGGGAGGTGATCTGGAAGTAAACCGTATTGGTTACGGTGCAATGCGTATTACCGGTCCTGCTATCTGGGGAATGCCCGAAAATCCGCAAAACTCGATTGACGTACTCCGTCGGGCCGTAGAGCTGGGTTGCAACTTCATTGATACAGCCGATCAATACGGGCCGTTTACCTCGGAACAATTGATCGCCCAGGCCCTTCATCCTTATGCAAAAGACTTGGTCATCGGGACAAAGGGAGGTTTGGTTCGTTTTGGGCCGTGGGCCGATATTCATAACGATGCCAGTCCCCAACATTTGCACGAAGCACTGAACGGGAGCCTGCAACGGCTGAAACTGGATCGCATCGAACTGTATCAGTTACACCGCATTGATCCGAAAATACCCGCCGAAATTACGTTTGAGTTTCTGCAAAAAGCGCAGCAGGAAGGCAAAATCCGCCACATCGGCCTTTCCGAAGTATCGGTAGAAGAGATTAAGAAAGCGCAGCAGTTTTTTCCGGTCGTGTCGGTGCAGAACCGCTACAGCGTGTACAACCGGGAGTGGGAGCCGGTGCTGGATTATTGTCGGCAACAAAACATCGCCTTTATTCCCTGGTTCCCGATTGGCGGTGGCATGGATGCTCAGAAGGAAGATGTGATCCAGCGTATTGCCACTGAAAAAGGAGCTACTCTACACCAGATCGCATTGAGCTGGTTGCTGCATCATGCCGATAACATTTTGCTTATTCCGGGTACGTCTAACGTGAAGCATCTGGAGGAAAACATGGCAGTAGGAGCCATCACATTAACCGAACAGGATAGGCAGAAACTAAATAGCATTGCCGGGTAG
- a CDS encoding helix-turn-helix domain-containing protein: protein MKKEEQQPIRVIQSISELHRLLHLPKPEHPLVSVIQLDKVKQSPQLLNERVIYPFYQVCMKKNYDGKMRYGQNYYDFDEGVLSFISPGQLLYTSAGATDGWVLLIHPDFLQGYTLGKTIKQYGFFSYELTEALFVSDKEQQLIETILANIEDEYHSNIDRHSQDIIVTQLELLLQYADRFYNRQFITRKKINNDLLTKLELLLADYFNSDQTLTAGLPSVEYIADQLHVSPHYLGDLLRSMTGQNAQQHIQNKLIEKAKEFLSTTTLSVGEIAYQLGFKYPQSFNKLFKSKTNLSPLQFRQSFN, encoded by the coding sequence ATGAAAAAAGAAGAGCAGCAACCCATTCGCGTGATTCAATCCATCAGTGAACTGCACCGACTGTTGCACCTTCCCAAGCCTGAACATCCGCTGGTGAGCGTCATTCAACTGGATAAGGTAAAACAATCGCCCCAACTACTGAATGAACGGGTTATTTATCCTTTTTATCAGGTGTGTATGAAGAAGAACTATGACGGTAAAATGCGGTATGGGCAAAACTACTACGATTTCGACGAAGGCGTTTTGTCGTTTATCTCTCCCGGTCAACTTCTTTATACAAGTGCCGGTGCTACGGACGGTTGGGTGCTGCTGATTCATCCCGATTTTCTGCAAGGATACACCCTGGGCAAAACCATCAAGCAATACGGATTTTTCTCCTACGAACTGACGGAAGCCTTGTTTGTCTCCGATAAAGAACAGCAGTTGATCGAAACGATACTGGCCAACATCGAAGACGAATATCATTCGAACATAGACCGGCATAGCCAAGACATTATCGTTACGCAGCTGGAACTCCTGCTTCAGTATGCCGACCGTTTTTACAACCGGCAGTTCATTACCCGAAAGAAGATCAACAACGATCTGCTCACAAAGCTAGAGTTGCTGCTGGCCGATTACTTCAATAGCGACCAGACGCTTACAGCCGGTCTTCCCAGCGTAGAGTACATTGCTGACCAGCTACACGTATCACCGCACTACCTGGGCGACCTGCTACGGAGTATGACGGGGCAAAATGCGCAGCAGCATATTCAGAATAAGCTGATTGAAAAAGCAAAGGAGTTTCTGAGTACGACAACGTTGTCCGTCGGTGAAATAGCGTACCAACTCGGCTTTAAATACCCCCAATCCTTCAACAAACTATTCAAGAGCAAAACCAATCTGTCACCACTTCAATTTCGACAATCGTTTAATTAA
- a CDS encoding cryptochrome/photolyase family protein has product MTFSTDQPIALCWLRRDLRLDDNAALYHALKSGHPVLAVFIFDRIILDPLSDRHDRRVAFIHQQIHALQDQLTQLGSTLLVYYGEPLTIWKQIMQAMPLAGVYTNADYETYAKERDQQVQQLLAEQGIGFHAYKDQTIFDTDEVLTDAKKPYSVFGAYQRKWKANLTDFYVRSYPTRDYFNNFYQTAAQSIPSLASMKFKPVNESFPATQVSDQLLEHYAKNRDKPALEGTTQLSIHLRFGTISIRQLVRQAQAHSERFLTELIWRDFYFQILDHFPHVEHKPFRPNYEAVPWLNREEDIERWQQGMTGYPLVDAGMRQLNQVGWMHNRARLNAASFCIKHLLIDWRIGEAYFAQKLRDYDLAANNGNWQWVAGSGNDASPFFRVFNPVSQAKTFDPKEAYIREWIPEYGTPDYPKPMIEHNFARQRAIDTYRKALNRT; this is encoded by the coding sequence ATGACCTTTTCAACTGACCAACCCATTGCCCTCTGCTGGCTCCGCCGTGATTTGAGACTCGACGATAATGCCGCTCTCTACCACGCGCTCAAAAGCGGGCATCCGGTTCTGGCTGTTTTTATCTTCGACCGCATCATTCTTGACCCGCTGAGCGATCGGCACGACCGCCGGGTCGCGTTTATTCACCAGCAGATTCATGCGCTACAGGACCAGCTGACTCAACTGGGCTCTACACTGTTGGTATATTACGGTGAACCGCTGACGATCTGGAAACAAATCATGCAGGCAATGCCGCTGGCCGGCGTGTATACCAACGCTGACTATGAGACCTACGCCAAAGAACGCGACCAGCAGGTCCAGCAATTGCTAGCGGAGCAAGGGATTGGTTTTCACGCCTACAAAGACCAGACGATCTTCGACACCGACGAGGTCCTGACCGACGCAAAGAAGCCTTACTCGGTCTTTGGCGCTTATCAACGGAAGTGGAAAGCCAACCTGACCGACTTTTACGTTCGCTCTTACCCGACTCGGGATTATTTTAACAACTTCTATCAGACGGCGGCTCAGTCAATACCCAGTTTAGCGTCTATGAAGTTCAAACCCGTCAACGAGTCGTTTCCGGCTACGCAGGTATCGGATCAACTGTTAGAGCACTACGCCAAGAACCGGGACAAGCCCGCTCTGGAAGGAACCACCCAACTGAGTATTCATCTACGCTTCGGCACCATCAGCATCCGGCAGTTGGTGCGCCAGGCTCAGGCGCACAGCGAGCGTTTTTTGACCGAACTGATCTGGCGTGATTTTTACTTTCAGATTTTAGATCATTTCCCCCACGTTGAACATAAGCCGTTTCGACCAAACTACGAAGCTGTTCCCTGGCTGAACCGCGAAGAAGACATTGAACGCTGGCAGCAAGGCATGACGGGGTACCCGCTGGTAGATGCGGGTATGCGTCAGTTGAACCAGGTTGGCTGGATGCATAACCGGGCTCGGCTCAATGCCGCTAGTTTCTGCATCAAACACCTGTTGATCGACTGGCGGATTGGTGAAGCTTATTTTGCCCAAAAGCTGCGCGACTACGATCTGGCGGCCAACAACGGTAACTGGCAGTGGGTCGCTGGTTCGGGCAACGATGCTTCGCCGTTTTTCCGGGTTTTTAATCCGGTTTCGCAAGCCAAAACCTTCGATCCGAAAGAAGCTTACATCCGGGAATGGATACCCGAGTACGGTACGCCGGACTACCCAAAGCCCATGATCGAGCACAACTTCGCCCGCCAACGAGCGATCGACACCTACCGAAAAGCATTGAATCGAACATAG
- a CDS encoding Na+/H+ antiporter → MHTLLPFLLAMVATIVLLNAWATHLKIAYPVLLVVAGLLVSFIPGLPIVRIHPDLIFFIFLPPLLFEASWTISFKEMKKWWRMIGSFAFLVVLFTAFSVALVANHFIPGFTIALGFLLGGIVSPPDAVSTGAITKFVKIPKATSVILEGESLLNDASSLIIFRFALVAAGTGQFVWQQAALSFLWMVIGGAGIGLLLAWIFVKTHKRLPLDAQSHITLTIIEPYCLYWVAEQVHCSGVLAIVSGGLFMSARRLVFLNSASRIQSFSVWESFVFILNGIVFLIIGLELPEIVEGVRAEGIPLRTAIGYGVLITGVLIVARIISSYAALIATLIFRPSVAPISRSNRRRWLMPLLLGWTGMRGVVSLAAALAIPITLDNGAAFPHRNLILVITFVAILLTLLVQGLTLPYLIARSRLFDGLFNEEAEEQVRQKMKQGLKQHVYQFLKAKHEKELNGQASMEKFLTLWEERAKATDDRWMNVKTKSLFVEMLESQRQYLAELNKDPLIDEAIIRQQLYQIDLEEERLKII, encoded by the coding sequence ATGCACACCCTTTTACCTTTTTTACTCGCTATGGTAGCCACCATCGTGCTGCTGAATGCGTGGGCGACTCACCTAAAGATTGCTTATCCCGTTCTGCTGGTGGTGGCAGGGCTACTCGTCAGTTTTATTCCGGGACTGCCAATCGTCCGTATCCATCCTGATCTTATCTTTTTTATTTTCCTGCCGCCCCTCTTGTTTGAGGCTTCCTGGACGATCTCATTCAAGGAAATGAAGAAATGGTGGCGTATGATTGGCAGCTTTGCGTTTCTCGTCGTGCTGTTTACGGCATTCTCGGTAGCGCTGGTGGCCAACCATTTCATTCCCGGATTTACCATTGCCCTGGGGTTCTTGCTGGGTGGAATCGTGTCGCCACCGGATGCGGTAAGTACTGGTGCGATTACCAAATTTGTGAAAATTCCCAAAGCTACCTCCGTTATTCTGGAGGGGGAAAGCTTGCTCAACGATGCATCGTCGCTTATTATCTTTCGGTTCGCGTTGGTAGCCGCCGGTACGGGTCAGTTCGTTTGGCAGCAAGCGGCTCTTAGTTTTTTATGGATGGTAATCGGGGGGGCAGGCATTGGTCTGCTGCTGGCCTGGATTTTTGTTAAAACTCATAAACGTCTTCCCCTCGATGCGCAATCGCACATTACGCTGACGATTATCGAACCCTATTGCCTGTACTGGGTAGCTGAACAGGTGCATTGTTCGGGGGTGCTGGCTATCGTGAGCGGTGGCTTATTTATGTCGGCTAGGCGGCTTGTTTTTCTCAATAGTGCCAGCCGGATTCAAAGCTTTAGCGTGTGGGAAAGTTTTGTGTTTATACTGAATGGAATTGTTTTTCTAATCATCGGTCTGGAACTTCCCGAAATTGTCGAAGGGGTACGCGCTGAAGGCATCCCGCTCCGTACCGCCATTGGTTATGGCGTACTGATAACGGGCGTATTGATCGTTGCCCGAATCATTAGTTCATACGCGGCCTTGATCGCTACCCTGATTTTCCGGCCCAGCGTAGCCCCCATCTCTCGTTCCAACAGAAGGCGTTGGCTGATGCCCCTGCTTCTTGGCTGGACAGGTATGCGCGGTGTGGTGTCGCTGGCGGCTGCTTTGGCGATACCCATCACGTTGGATAATGGCGCTGCCTTCCCACACAGAAACCTTATTCTGGTGATTACCTTCGTTGCCATCTTGCTTACCCTGCTGGTGCAAGGGCTTACGTTGCCTTACCTGATAGCCCGGTCGAGGTTGTTTGACGGCTTGTTCAACGAAGAAGCGGAAGAACAGGTCAGACAAAAAATGAAACAGGGCTTAAAGCAGCACGTCTACCAATTTCTGAAGGCGAAACACGAGAAAGAACTGAACGGTCAGGCTAGTATGGAAAAATTCCTGACGCTGTGGGAAGAGCGGGCTAAAGCTACGGATGACCGGTGGATGAACGTAAAAACAAAGTCTCTTTTTGTGGAAATGCTCGAAAGTCAACGACAGTATCTGGCTGAACTGAACAAAGATCCTCTGATTGACGAAGCGATTATCCGCCAGCAGCTGTATCAGATCGATCTGGAGGAAGAACGGTTAAAAATTATTTAG